The following proteins are co-located in the [Pasteurella] mairii genome:
- the yacG gene encoding zinc-binding protein, producing MTDDVFEVPCPTCKKAVTWSEKSPYRPFCSKRCQLIDLGEWANEEKAIPCDSADFAMDENFSEDWSRH from the coding sequence ATGACTGATGATGTATTTGAGGTGCCATGTCCGACTTGTAAAAAAGCGGTGACATGGTCGGAAAAAAGCCCCTATCGCCCTTTTTGTAGCAAACGTTGCCAATTGATTGATTTGGGCGAATGGGCAAATGAGGAAAAAGCCATTCCTTGCGATAGTGCAGATTTCGCGATGGATGAAAATTTTAGCGAAGATTGGAGCCGACATTAA
- the rpoH gene encoding RNA polymerase sigma-32 factor, translating to MNKEQTMMLVPQGSLEGYIRAANEYPMLSAEEEKELAERLYYQEDLEAAKQLILSHLRFVIHVARGYSGYGLPQADLIQEGNIGLMKAVKRFNPEVGVRLVSFAVHWIKAEIHEYVLRNWRIVKVATTKAQRKLFFNLRKTKQRLGWFNENEVDMVARELGVSKEDVIEMESRMTGSDVGFDLPNDEHDEESYVPARYLEDKSSNFAAELESENYESQAADQLSVALDALDERSQDIIKARWLDDNKATLQDLATKYNISAERVRQLETSALKKLKSAVNF from the coding sequence ATGAACAAAGAACAGACTATGATGTTGGTTCCTCAAGGCAGCTTAGAGGGTTATATCCGAGCCGCAAATGAATATCCGATGCTAAGCGCAGAGGAAGAAAAGGAATTGGCAGAGCGTTTGTACTATCAAGAAGATTTAGAGGCAGCAAAACAGCTGATCCTGTCTCATCTTCGCTTTGTCATTCATGTAGCGCGCGGATATTCCGGTTATGGTTTGCCGCAAGCGGACTTAATTCAAGAGGGGAATATCGGTTTAATGAAAGCGGTTAAACGTTTCAATCCGGAAGTGGGCGTGCGTTTAGTTTCTTTCGCGGTACATTGGATCAAAGCGGAAATTCACGAATACGTACTGCGTAACTGGCGTATTGTGAAAGTGGCGACCACCAAAGCACAACGTAAATTATTCTTCAATTTGCGTAAAACCAAACAGCGTTTAGGCTGGTTTAATGAAAATGAAGTGGATATGGTGGCGCGAGAATTAGGCGTTTCTAAAGAAGACGTGATTGAAATGGAAAGCCGCATGACGGGTTCTGATGTTGGTTTTGATTTGCCAAATGATGAGCACGACGAAGAAAGCTACGTGCCGGCACGTTATTTGGAAGACAAAAGCTCAAATTTTGCTGCTGAATTGGAAAGTGAAAATTACGAAAGCCAAGCAGCTGACCAACTTAGCGTGGCATTGGATGCCTTAGATGAGCGCAGCCAAGATATTATCAAAGCCCGCTGGTTGGATGATAATAAAGCGACATTGCAAGATTTAGCGACAAAATACAACATTTCCGCTGAACGTGTGCGCCAACTGGAAACCAGCGCGCTGAAAAAATTAAAAAGTGCGGTAAATTTTTAA
- the ptfA gene encoding type 4 fimbriae subunit: protein MKNLHRTFVNSKTPAHRLLAHQGWHNGFTLVELMIVIAIVAILATIAIPSYQNYTKKAAMSELLQASAPYRSEVELCIYNHGDNKNCSAGSNGIQQNSGERGKYIKSVNVQAGVITVTGKGALENISYSLTSSGNALDGVVWSVNCFSHDELFPAGYCSN, encoded by the coding sequence ATGAAAAATTTACACCGCACTTTCGTTAACTCAAAAACGCCGGCGCACAGGTTATTGGCTCATCAAGGGTGGCATAATGGATTTACCTTGGTGGAATTGATGATCGTAATTGCGATTGTCGCCATTTTAGCGACTATCGCCATTCCGTCGTATCAAAATTATACCAAAAAAGCGGCAATGTCCGAATTATTGCAAGCCTCCGCGCCTTATCGTTCGGAAGTGGAGCTTTGTATTTATAACCATGGCGACAATAAAAATTGCAGTGCGGGTTCCAACGGTATTCAACAAAATAGCGGCGAGCGCGGTAAATATATTAAATCCGTCAATGTGCAAGCTGGCGTGATTACGGTGACAGGCAAAGGCGCGCTGGAAAACATAAGCTATTCGCTAACTTCCTCGGGCAATGCGTTGGACGGTGTTGTTTGGAGCGTGAATTGCTTTTCTCATGATGAACTCTTTCCCGCCGGTTATTGCAGCAATTAG
- the coaE gene encoding dephospho-CoA kinase — translation MTYIVGLTGGIGSGKSTVAELFAELGVPVIDADVVAREVVAKGSPLLAKMVAYFGAEILLENGELNRAALRERVFHHEAEKQWLNALLHPAIRDEMLRQLQEQDSPYVLWVVPLLIENKLTALCQRVLVVDVAPATQIARATQRDSNRAELIRQIMASQVSREARLRYADDVINNEGDLHKSLPQLKQKVLELHQSYLQLSGNNHD, via the coding sequence ATGACATATATTGTAGGGTTAACCGGCGGTATCGGCAGCGGTAAAAGCACGGTGGCGGAGTTGTTTGCTGAACTTGGTGTGCCGGTGATCGACGCGGATGTGGTGGCGCGCGAGGTGGTGGCAAAAGGGTCGCCGCTGTTGGCTAAAATGGTGGCGTATTTTGGTGCGGAAATTTTACTGGAAAACGGGGAGTTAAATCGCGCGGCATTGCGTGAGCGCGTGTTTCACCATGAAGCAGAAAAACAATGGCTCAACGCGTTGCTGCACCCCGCCATTCGTGACGAAATGTTGCGCCAATTACAAGAACAGGATTCTCCTTATGTGTTGTGGGTGGTGCCTTTATTAATTGAAAATAAATTGACCGCACTTTGCCAGCGCGTGTTGGTGGTGGATGTGGCGCCGGCGACGCAAATTGCGCGAGCAACGCAACGGGATAGTAATCGGGCGGAGTTAATCCGCCAAATTATGGCATCACAGGTAAGCCGCGAGGCGCGTTTGCGCTATGCGGATGATGTGATTAATAACGAGGGCGATCTGCATAAATCTTTGCCGCAATTGAAGCAAAAAGTGCTAGAATTGCATCAATCTTATTTACAATTGAGTGGAAATAATCATGACTGA
- the hofD gene encoding type 4 prepilin-like proteins leader peptide-processing enzyme: MMMVICWLYGNAIGYAVYRYLSGFSARLSEQVWLNFCEIFPQNSPHFVAEHCALAPLKCGHFFYYMFGFGALLVLLASLFDPFTGLWLGSYVALLFCVAIIDGYYQLISPTLCQLLFVCAVVRAYFVAIPVDLIASLQGAALGFLTFYALYYMAKWVYRREALGRGDYWLMLGLGGVTPVVQLPWLVLGACLSALIYVGYLNYRGTRVEWVAFGPFLSLAGGGILLLNLYSLA, translated from the coding sequence ATGATGATGGTGATTTGTTGGCTGTATGGTAATGCGATCGGTTACGCGGTGTATCGTTATTTGAGCGGATTTTCTGCGCGCTTAAGCGAGCAGGTTTGGCTGAATTTTTGTGAAATCTTTCCGCAAAATTCACCGCACTTTGTAGCGGAGCATTGCGCGTTGGCGCCCTTAAAGTGCGGTCATTTTTTTTATTATATGTTCGGCTTCGGCGCGCTGTTGGTGTTGTTGGCATCACTTTTTGATCCTTTTACTGGATTATGGTTGGGCAGTTATGTGGCGCTGTTATTTTGTGTAGCAATTATTGATGGCTATTACCAATTAATCTCGCCGACATTATGCCAATTATTATTTGTTTGCGCGGTTGTCCGCGCGTATTTTGTCGCCATTCCGGTAGATTTAATTGCCAGTTTGCAAGGCGCTGCGCTTGGATTTTTGACGTTTTATGCACTGTATTATATGGCAAAATGGGTTTATCGGCGTGAAGCCTTGGGGCGCGGTGATTATTGGTTAATGCTGGGCTTGGGTGGCGTTACGCCGGTGGTACAATTGCCTTGGTTGGTTCTCGGCGCTTGTTTGAGCGCATTGATTTATGTAGGCTATTTAAACTATCGCGGTACGCGCGTTGAATGGGTAGCATTCGGTCCGTTTTTGAGCCTTGCCGGCGGGGGAATTTTATTGCTGAACCTGTACAGCTTGGCATAA
- the holB_2 gene encoding type IV pilus assembly protein PilB, which yields MAEPNITPLENVPMVVAENGECFQIAPHLWQQNQQQQALLLRYFALPLRQDAQTLWLGVDSLNNLAACETFAFLSGKMVEPVLLPSADLKALLQQLSPPQFSVEETPQVSYQAQAPEIETETGSDEPVIRLLSHLFEQAVQWQASDIHLEPQAHHLQIRFRIDGVLQPQPKLALNLAARLISRLKLLAKLDISETRLPQDGRFQFRTTFSDRLDFRLSTLPTHFGEKAVLRLQQNKPVHFSFAELGMNAWQQQCFANALSQPQGLILVTGPTGSGKSISLYTALQHLNSRDKHILTAEDPIEIALEGIMQTQVNLAIGLDFSRLLRTFLRQDPDIIMLGEIRDEESAAMALRATQTGHLVLSTLHTNDAPSALSRLQQLGIQSHEIEHSLLLIIAQRLVRKKCQKCGHFSSDLCDCLQGYQGRIGIYQFLQPTLETHGYQTDFADLRQSAAEKVQLGLTDWAEVERVLGKAYG from the coding sequence ATGGCAGAACCGAACATCACACCGCTTGAAAATGTGCCCATGGTGGTGGCGGAAAACGGAGAATGTTTCCAAATTGCACCGCACTTATGGCAGCAAAATCAACAGCAACAAGCCTTGTTATTGCGTTATTTTGCTCTGCCTTTGCGCCAAGATGCGCAAACTCTGTGGTTGGGTGTGGACAGTTTGAATAATCTCGCGGCTTGCGAAACCTTTGCCTTTCTTAGCGGAAAAATGGTCGAGCCGGTATTATTGCCCAGCGCCGATCTGAAAGCCTTACTACAACAACTTTCGCCGCCGCAGTTTAGCGTAGAAGAAACGCCACAGGTCAGCTATCAGGCGCAAGCGCCGGAGATAGAAACGGAAACCGGTAGCGATGAACCGGTTATTCGCCTGTTGTCACATCTTTTTGAACAAGCGGTGCAATGGCAAGCGTCAGATATTCATTTGGAACCGCAAGCCCATCATTTACAAATCCGTTTTCGCATTGATGGCGTGCTGCAGCCGCAACCGAAACTTGCCTTAAATCTGGCAGCGCGCTTAATTTCCCGTTTGAAATTATTGGCAAAATTGGATATTAGCGAAACGCGTCTGCCACAAGACGGACGTTTTCAGTTTAGAACCACTTTTTCAGATCGTTTGGATTTTCGTTTATCTACCTTGCCCACTCATTTTGGCGAAAAAGCGGTGTTGCGCTTGCAGCAAAATAAACCGGTGCATTTCAGTTTTGCGGAACTTGGCATGAACGCGTGGCAACAACAATGCTTTGCGAATGCATTAAGTCAACCGCAAGGCTTGATTTTAGTGACCGGTCCTACCGGCAGCGGAAAAAGTATTTCCCTTTATACCGCACTTCAACATCTCAATAGCCGCGATAAACATATTTTAACCGCTGAGGATCCGATTGAAATTGCGCTAGAGGGCATTATGCAAACGCAAGTCAATTTAGCTATTGGCTTGGATTTCAGCCGCCTGTTACGCACTTTTTTGCGCCAAGATCCCGATATTATTATGCTCGGCGAAATTCGTGATGAAGAGAGTGCGGCGATGGCGTTGCGCGCGACGCAAACCGGACATTTGGTGTTATCCACGTTGCATACCAATGACGCACCCTCCGCGCTTTCGCGCTTACAGCAATTGGGCATTCAATCCCATGAAATTGAACACAGTTTATTATTGATCATCGCCCAACGTTTAGTTCGTAAAAAATGTCAAAAGTGCGGTCATTTTTCCTCCGATTTATGCGATTGTTTGCAGGGTTATCAAGGGCGGATTGGAATTTATCAATTCTTGCAACCCACACTTGAGACACATGGTTATCAGACGGATTTTGCGGATTTACGCCAAAGCGCGGCGGAAAAAGTGCAGCTGGGGTTAACGGATTGGGCGGAAGTGGAGCGCGTGTTGGGAAAAGCATATGGCTAA
- a CDS encoding acyl-CoA N-acyltransferase family protein — protein MEIQHQYDATQGEFFIVDEQQRKIAELSYFFVDAQTINATHTFVSEALRGQGVADKLYQALVTFVREHQLKLIPTCSYIAIKWQRENK, from the coding sequence ATGGAGATTCAACATCAATATGATGCTACCCAAGGTGAATTTTTTATTGTGGATGAGCAGCAGCGTAAAATTGCCGAATTGAGCTATTTTTTTGTTGATGCGCAAACCATTAATGCAACGCATACTTTTGTTTCCGAGGCGCTACGCGGTCAAGGGGTAGCGGATAAATTATATCAAGCATTGGTCACGTTTGTACGGGAACATCAGCTAAAATTGATCCCAACCTGCAGTTATATTGCAATAAAGTGGCAAAGAGAAAACAAGTAA
- the rfaC gene encoding lipopolysaccharide heptosyltransferase 1 translates to MRICLVKTSSMGDIIHTLPALTDAQRAIPDLQVDWVVEENFAEIPRWHSAVKQVIPVAIRRWRKNLCQAATRNQWKNYRTLLQQTEYDAIIDAQGLLKSACLVTYFARGKKYGYDRQCAREPLASLFYDHKFYIDYQQHAVERIRQLVAQSLAYPLPAAQGDYQIASHFAAPTSEMPYVLFIHATTRAEKHWTEHEWKKLAQKMTALGYQIRLPWGNVAEKQRAERIAEGIESAVVLPRLSLTQLAAQIANSAAVVSVDTGLAHLSAALDKKNITLYGATDPKLIGTYGKNQIYIQEKRMDLIRAERVLAYFA, encoded by the coding sequence ATGCGGATTTGCTTGGTTAAAACATCTTCCATGGGCGACATCATCCATACCTTGCCGGCGTTAACCGATGCACAGCGCGCCATTCCTGATTTGCAAGTGGATTGGGTGGTGGAAGAAAATTTTGCGGAAATTCCGCGTTGGCACAGTGCAGTGAAGCAAGTCATTCCCGTTGCCATCCGACGTTGGCGCAAAAATTTATGCCAAGCGGCAACCAGAAATCAATGGAAAAACTACCGCACTTTATTGCAACAAACCGAATATGACGCCATCATTGATGCTCAAGGTTTGCTCAAAAGTGCCTGTTTGGTGACCTATTTTGCCCGCGGTAAAAAATACGGTTACGACCGTCAATGTGCGCGCGAACCTCTCGCCTCTTTGTTTTATGATCACAAATTTTATATTGATTATCAACAACACGCGGTAGAGCGCATTCGTCAATTAGTTGCCCAAAGTTTAGCTTATCCGCTTCCCGCCGCGCAAGGCGATTACCAAATTGCTTCGCATTTTGCTGCGCCAACCAGCGAAATGCCTTATGTGCTGTTTATTCATGCCACCACGCGCGCGGAAAAACATTGGACGGAGCATGAATGGAAAAAATTAGCGCAAAAAATGACCGCACTTGGTTATCAAATTCGTCTGCCTTGGGGCAATGTGGCGGAAAAACAACGAGCTGAACGCATTGCCGAGGGAATAGAAAGCGCGGTGGTTTTGCCACGACTTTCGCTCACGCAACTTGCCGCGCAAATTGCCAATAGCGCGGCGGTAGTCTCTGTGGATACCGGATTGGCGCACCTAAGTGCCGCCTTAGATAAAAAAAATATTACCCTTTATGGCGCCACTGATCCGAAACTTATCGGCACCTATGGCAAAAATCAAATCTATATCCAAGAAAAACGGATGGATTTAATTCGCGCTGAACGCGTGTTGGCATATTTCGCCTAA
- a CDS encoding putative transporter, whose amino-acid sequence MSLETILSSINTFIWGLPLLLLLSGTGVYLSLRLGFLQIVHLPRALVYLFKKEQGAKKGDVSAFAALCTALAATIGTGNIVGVATAVQAGGPGAIFWMWLVALLGMATKYAECLLAVKYRVRDKQGFMAGGPMYYIENGLGIRWLAKLFAVFGVLVAFFGIGTFPQIQAITHAMHDTFSVPVVWSAAIITVLVALIILGGVKRIAVVSSIIVPFMAIFYVAISVVIIIMNWQQVPAALSLIIHSAFDPQAALGGALGITVMKAIQSGVARGIFSNESGLGSAPIAAAAAQTKEPVRQGLISMTGTFLDTIIVCSMTGIVLVLTGAWQSGVAGAAMTNLAFSQGLGSNIGATIVTVGLLFFAFTTILGWCYYGERCFVYLAGIKGIKIYRLIFIVLVGCGAFIQLELIWILADIVNGLMAFPNLIALIGLRHVIVSETKDYFARLKASAHDQDEVAQA is encoded by the coding sequence ATGTCGTTAGAAACGATCTTGTCATCAATCAATACGTTTATTTGGGGACTACCGTTACTGCTCTTATTATCTGGTACGGGAGTTTATTTGAGCTTGCGTTTAGGTTTCTTGCAAATTGTGCATTTGCCACGCGCGTTGGTGTATTTATTTAAAAAAGAACAAGGGGCAAAAAAAGGGGATGTTTCTGCTTTTGCTGCGCTTTGTACCGCGTTGGCGGCAACCATTGGTACCGGTAATATCGTCGGCGTAGCAACGGCGGTTCAAGCCGGCGGACCGGGGGCAATTTTTTGGATGTGGTTGGTGGCATTGCTGGGCATGGCAACCAAATACGCCGAATGTTTATTGGCAGTGAAATATCGTGTGCGAGATAAGCAAGGTTTTATGGCTGGCGGCCCAATGTATTATATTGAAAATGGCTTGGGCATTCGTTGGCTGGCAAAATTATTTGCGGTGTTTGGCGTGTTGGTGGCGTTTTTCGGAATTGGTACCTTTCCGCAAATTCAAGCCATTACGCACGCAATGCACGACACCTTTAGCGTGCCGGTCGTTTGGAGCGCGGCGATAATAACCGTGTTGGTGGCGTTGATTATTTTGGGCGGCGTTAAGCGCATTGCGGTGGTTTCCTCCATTATCGTGCCTTTTATGGCGATCTTTTATGTGGCAATTTCCGTGGTGATTATCATCATGAATTGGCAACAAGTGCCGGCGGCGTTGTCGTTGATTATTCATAGCGCCTTTGATCCGCAAGCAGCGTTAGGTGGCGCTTTAGGGATTACGGTGATGAAAGCCATTCAATCGGGCGTTGCGCGAGGGATTTTCTCCAATGAATCTGGTTTAGGTAGCGCGCCAATTGCGGCAGCAGCGGCGCAAACCAAAGAACCGGTGCGCCAAGGGCTAATTTCCATGACCGGTACCTTTTTAGATACCATTATTGTTTGCTCAATGACCGGTATTGTGTTGGTGTTAACCGGCGCTTGGCAATCTGGCGTCGCGGGGGCGGCGATGACTAATCTTGCCTTTTCGCAAGGCTTGGGCAGCAATATTGGCGCCACGATCGTGACGGTTGGCTTGCTATTTTTCGCCTTTACCACCATTTTGGGTTGGTGCTATTACGGGGAACGTTGTTTCGTTTATTTAGCCGGCATCAAAGGCATTAAAATTTATCGCCTGATTTTTATTGTGTTGGTGGGATGTGGCGCCTTTATTCAATTGGAATTAATTTGGATTTTGGCGGATATTGTTAACGGATTGATGGCGTTCCCGAATTTAATTGCATTAATCGGTTTACGCCATGTGATTGTGAGCGAAACCAAAGATTATTTTGCGCGCCTGAAAGCCTCGGCGCATGATCAAGATGAAGTTGCACAAGCTTAA
- the ampD gene encoding 1,6-anhydro-N-acetylmuramyl-L-alanine amidase AmpD: MKNEIKIENGWLLDERKILSPHYDLRPSDTEISLLVIHYISLPPEQFGSGYIDDFFQGKLDPDAHPYFQEIYQIRVSAHCLIDRQGQITQYVNFNDRAWHAGLSCFQGQEKCNDFSIGIELEGSNEQPFTPAQYAALIRLSQSLMQTYPHIRKDRIVGHCDISPGRKIDPGQYFDWQGYLSAL, translated from the coding sequence ATGAAAAACGAAATAAAAATTGAAAATGGATGGCTTCTTGACGAGCGAAAAATCCTATCGCCGCACTATGATTTAAGACCGTCCGACACGGAAATTTCCTTGCTAGTGATCCACTACATCAGCCTGCCGCCGGAGCAATTTGGTAGCGGTTATATTGATGATTTTTTTCAAGGTAAACTGGATCCCGATGCGCACCCGTATTTTCAAGAAATTTACCAAATCCGCGTGTCCGCTCATTGTTTAATTGATCGCCAAGGGCAGATCACACAATATGTCAATTTTAATGATCGCGCTTGGCACGCGGGGCTATCTTGTTTTCAAGGGCAGGAAAAATGTAACGATTTTTCCATTGGCATCGAATTGGAGGGCAGCAATGAGCAACCTTTTACCCCCGCGCAATATGCCGCACTCATTCGCTTAAGCCAAAGCCTGATGCAAACTTATCCGCATATCCGCAAGGATCGCATCGTCGGGCATTGCGATATTTCGCCGGGCAGAAAAATCGATCCCGGTCAATATTTTGATTGGCAAGGCTATTTAAGCGCGCTGTAA
- the rfaF gene encoding ADP-heptose--LPS heptosyltransferase, with protein MNILIIGPSWVGDMMMSHSLYQTLKQQHPDCNIDVLAPDWCKPLLARMPEVRQAITMPIGHGAFALGERYRIGKSLRNQYDMAIVLPNSLKSAFIPYFAKIPQRRGWKGESRYILLNDLRHNKKAYPMMVQRYVALGYAQNALPAAADLPIPIPYLTVEKTLLDATLKIFEKQTALAQHRPAIGFCPGAEFGPAKRWPHYHYAALAEQLIAQGYAIRLFGSAKDHAVGEQIRLALPADLQRYCSNLAGQTSLNQAVDLISDCAAIVSNDSGLMHIAAALKRPLVALYGPTSPQYTPPLSDNAVIIRLIDGGLIKIRKGDDSAEGYHQSLIDITPQMVWEKLQGLLD; from the coding sequence ATGAATATACTAATTATTGGTCCCTCTTGGGTCGGCGATATGATGATGTCGCACAGCTTGTACCAAACCCTAAAACAACAGCATCCGGATTGCAATATCGACGTGTTGGCGCCGGATTGGTGCAAACCGCTGCTGGCACGAATGCCGGAAGTGCGACAAGCGATCACTATGCCAATCGGGCATGGTGCCTTTGCTTTAGGCGAACGTTATCGCATTGGAAAATCCTTGCGTAATCAATATGATATGGCAATCGTCTTACCAAACTCATTAAAATCGGCATTTATTCCATACTTTGCCAAAATCCCGCAACGACGGGGTTGGAAAGGGGAAAGTCGGTATATTTTGCTCAATGATTTACGCCACAATAAAAAAGCCTATCCCATGATGGTGCAGCGTTATGTGGCGTTGGGTTATGCGCAAAACGCCTTGCCTGCCGCCGCGGATTTGCCAATTCCAATACCTTATTTGACGGTTGAAAAAACGCTACTGGACGCCACATTAAAAATCTTCGAAAAACAGACCGCACTTGCGCAACATCGTCCCGCGATCGGCTTTTGTCCTGGCGCAGAATTTGGACCGGCAAAACGTTGGCCGCATTATCATTACGCGGCATTAGCGGAACAATTGATCGCACAAGGATACGCCATTCGCCTATTCGGTTCCGCCAAAGATCACGCTGTGGGTGAACAAATTCGCCTCGCGTTGCCGGCGGATTTACAACGTTATTGTAGCAATTTAGCCGGGCAAACCAGCCTTAATCAAGCGGTAGATTTAATCAGCGACTGCGCAGCGATTGTTAGCAATGACAGCGGATTAATGCATATCGCCGCCGCCTTAAAACGCCCGCTGGTGGCGCTCTATGGACCGACCAGCCCGCAATATACGCCGCCATTGTCCGACAACGCGGTCATTATTCGCTTAATCGACGGTGGCTTGATTAAAATCCGCAAAGGCGACGACAGCGCCGAAGGGTATCATCAAAGTTTAATTGATATTACGCCGCAAATGGTGTGGGAAAAATTACAAGGGTTGCTTGATTAA
- the hofC gene encoding protein transport protein HofC → MANLKLFAWSGKNKLQQKQQGMIVARDKTEAQYRLFQRGLAHVKLQQHWQLSSKPKKAQLVDLFTQLSVLLNSAVPLKDSLQILWQNCAQPALYQWLGQLIADLESGLSFSQALERQGRYLNYQERQLILVGEMTGKLPLVCEQLAQHKTQTLALQRKIQKILLYPMLVLAISFILTVLLLMFIVPQFAAMYAENQASLPTFTAILLHISAGLQDYFWQLTLLLGLLSALLRYQFSHSPSWQRQKAKLMMRLPVICRVVQFSRLIRFCHSLSLMLSAGIALTQGLQSFLPQQKSWQASPASNGDILLMEWIKETLNGVNQGYPLSASVSSVWFPMPAQQMLKIGENSGKVALMLRHIADTYQQQLDHQVDLLAQLLEPLLMLIIGGLIGAIMLGMYLPIFNMGSLIQ, encoded by the coding sequence ATGGCTAACTTAAAATTATTTGCTTGGTCAGGAAAAAATAAATTACAGCAAAAACAACAAGGGATGATTGTGGCGCGGGATAAAACCGAGGCGCAATATCGCTTGTTTCAGCGCGGCTTGGCGCACGTAAAATTACAACAACATTGGCAATTGAGCAGTAAGCCGAAAAAGGCGCAACTTGTTGATTTATTTACGCAACTTTCCGTGTTGCTAAACTCGGCGGTTCCCTTAAAAGACAGCTTACAGATTTTATGGCAAAACTGTGCGCAACCGGCGTTGTATCAATGGTTGGGGCAGTTGATTGCTGATTTGGAAAGTGGCTTATCCTTTTCGCAAGCCTTAGAACGCCAAGGACGCTATTTAAATTATCAAGAACGCCAATTGATTTTGGTGGGGGAGATGACGGGGAAATTACCCTTAGTTTGTGAACAACTGGCGCAGCATAAAACGCAAACCTTGGCGTTGCAGCGCAAAATCCAAAAAATTCTGCTGTATCCTATGTTGGTGCTGGCGATTTCTTTTATCTTGACCGTATTGTTGCTGATGTTTATTGTGCCGCAATTTGCTGCAATGTATGCGGAAAATCAAGCCAGTTTGCCGACATTTACCGCTATTTTGCTGCATATCTCCGCCGGATTGCAAGATTACTTTTGGCAATTAACGCTATTGCTTGGTTTATTAAGCGCCTTATTGCGTTACCAATTTTCGCATTCTCCATCATGGCAGCGGCAAAAAGCCAAATTGATGATGCGCCTGCCGGTGATTTGTCGGGTCGTGCAATTTTCGCGGTTAATTCGTTTTTGCCACAGTTTGTCTTTAATGTTAAGCGCCGGCATTGCATTGACGCAAGGGCTGCAATCCTTTTTACCGCAACAAAAAAGTTGGCAAGCCTCGCCAGCATCAAATGGCGATATTTTGCTGATGGAATGGATTAAGGAAACGCTAAATGGCGTCAATCAAGGTTATCCGTTGTCGGCGTCGGTGAGTTCGGTTTGGTTTCCTATGCCGGCGCAACAAATGTTAAAAATCGGCGAAAATAGCGGCAAAGTTGCCTTAATGTTGCGCCATATCGCCGATACTTATCAACAACAACTGGATCATCAAGTGGATCTGTTGGCGCAATTATTAGAACCATTGCTGATGTTGATTATCGGTGGGCTTATCGGCGCCATTATGTTGGGCATGTATTTGCCGATTTTTAATATGGGGTCGTTAATTCAATGA